The following proteins are co-located in the Hydrogenophaga sp. RAC07 genome:
- a CDS encoding acyl-CoA thioesterase, translated as MKFELPAQKKEVFCMTIPIRWGDMDAMGHVNNTTYFRYLETIRIEWMRSIGCQPDPQGEGPVIVNAFCTFHKQLEFPGDVIATMFASDVGRSSFETWCTLTRSDDPGTVYASGGATTVWVDFPKQKSAPIPDRLRLRLQD; from the coding sequence AAGTTCGAGTTGCCCGCGCAGAAGAAAGAAGTGTTCTGCATGACCATCCCCATCCGCTGGGGCGACATGGATGCGATGGGGCATGTGAACAACACCACCTATTTCAGATACCTCGAGACGATCCGTATCGAGTGGATGCGCAGCATCGGCTGCCAACCCGACCCGCAGGGCGAGGGCCCGGTGATCGTCAATGCCTTCTGCACCTTCCACAAGCAGCTGGAGTTTCCCGGCGACGTGATCGCCACCATGTTTGCCAGCGATGTGGGGCGCAGCAGCTTCGAGACCTGGTGCACCTTGACGCGCAGCGACGACCCCGGGACGGTGTACGCCTCGGGCGGCGCGACCACCGTGTGGGTTGATTTTCCGAAGCAGAAGTCGGCGCCGATTCCCGACAGGCTGAGGTTGCGCCTGCAGGACTGA
- a CDS encoding peroxidase-related enzyme, giving the protein MNRYPAPDINDLPEDIKAKVLEVQAKAGFVPNVFLALARRPAEWRAFFAYHDALMLKEEGSLTKGDREMIVTTTSAANHCLYCVVAHGAILRIYEKKPLVADQVAVNHHKADISPRQKAMLDFAMKVCLNSHEVNDDDFAPLHAHGFSDEDIWDIAAITAFFGLSNRMASFSNMQPNPEFYVMGRVPKAKPA; this is encoded by the coding sequence ATGAACCGCTACCCCGCCCCCGACATCAACGACCTGCCCGAAGACATCAAGGCCAAGGTGCTCGAAGTTCAGGCCAAGGCCGGTTTTGTGCCCAACGTGTTTCTGGCGCTCGCCCGCCGCCCCGCCGAGTGGCGCGCGTTCTTCGCGTACCACGACGCGCTGATGCTCAAGGAAGAAGGATCGCTGACCAAGGGCGACCGCGAAATGATCGTAACCACCACGAGTGCAGCCAACCACTGCCTCTACTGCGTGGTGGCGCACGGCGCCATCCTGCGCATCTACGAGAAGAAGCCCTTGGTGGCCGATCAGGTGGCGGTGAATCACCACAAGGCGGACATATCGCCGCGCCAGAAAGCCATGCTCGATTTCGCGATGAAGGTCTGCCTGAATTCACACGAGGTCAACGACGACGACTTCGCGCCGCTGCACGCCCACGGTTTTTCCGACGAAGACATCTGGGACATCGCCGCCATCACCGCGTTCTTCGGCCTGTCCAACCGCATGGCCAGCTTCAGCAACATGCAGCCCAACCCGGAGTTTTATGTGATGGGGCGGGTGCCGAAGGCCAAGCCCGCCTGA
- a CDS encoding carboxymuconolactone decarboxylase family protein: MQDNNDPEFERGLAMRKQVMGEAFVAHAFANMTPFTEPIQQHITRKAWGDVWQRGTLDLKTRSLITVTMLAALGKQHELKGHVRGALNNGATPAELQEVLLQVAVYCGVPTAVEAFRTAASVVDAEQP, translated from the coding sequence ATGCAAGACAACAACGACCCCGAATTCGAACGCGGACTTGCCATGCGCAAGCAGGTCATGGGCGAGGCCTTCGTGGCCCATGCGTTCGCCAACATGACCCCGTTCACCGAGCCGATCCAGCAGCACATCACGCGCAAGGCCTGGGGCGACGTGTGGCAGCGCGGCACGCTGGACCTGAAGACACGCAGCCTGATCACCGTGACCATGCTGGCCGCGCTGGGCAAGCAGCACGAGCTCAAAGGGCACGTGCGCGGTGCGCTCAACAACGGCGCCACACCGGCCGAGCTGCAAGAGGTGCTGCTGCAGGTGGCTGTGTACTGCGGCGTGCCCACGGCGGTGGAGGCCTTCCGCACAGCGGCCAGCGTGGTCGACGCCGAGCAGCCCTGA